From Paenibacillus antri, the proteins below share one genomic window:
- the gltB gene encoding glutamate synthase large subunit, with translation MKDHRLPPKQGLYDPRNEHDACGIGFVANIKGAPSHEIVRQALSVLCNLDHRGGQGSETNTGDGAGILLQIPHRYFVKACLGLGFELPSPGTYGVGMTFLPKDAATRAECERLVEDIVREEGQIVLGWRTVPVDNGTLGDRAKAAEPVVRQLFVACSSSGPGGGDDLAFERKLFVIRKRAERALETVAAQEPRYFSSFSSRTIVYKGMLTPEQVDAYYLELQDPSCESALALVHSRFSTNTFPSWERAHPYRYLIHNGEINTLRGNINWMRARESLLASELFGDDIRKILPIVDTDGSDSQIFDNVLEFLMLSGRSLPHAAMMMIPEPWSKHESMSPEKKAFYEYHSCLMEPWDGPAAIAFTDGRMIGAVLDRNGLRPSRYYVTTDDLIVLASEVGVLPLPPERIAAKSRLQPGRMLLVDTTEGRIVSDEEIKARIVNEKPYQAWLDLHLISLEDLPETPTEAARESAAGVATLEPPGAAVAELRRRQQAFGYSFETLRKFLEPMATHGIDPIGSMGYDAPLAVLSERPQLLYHYFKQLFAQVTNPPIDANFEEIITAQGTTLGPERNLIAPEPESCRHIRLKTPFLTNVELAKLRYIRREGFRSSTVPILFPAASGAEGLERAMETLFAAVDREIAAGANLILLSDRGVSADLAPIPALLAVAGTHHHLIRRGTRTRVSLVLESGEPREVHHFAVLLGFGAEAINPYLAFETLGGMIEEGQLKGVDRAKAEYNYVKAATKGVVKVLAKMGISTIQSYRGAQIFEAIGLNAAFVEKYFTWTTSRIEGIGIEEVAKETLLRHDRAFSKRHGGDATLDPGGDLQWRKDGEEHLYSPETIHALQSAVRTGNYQTYKQFAKWIARDSEKQFHLRGLLQFRSGRQPVPIEEVEPAEAIFKRFKTGAMSYGSISQEAHETLAIAMNRIGGKSNTGEGGEHPNRFLPDANGDLRRSAIKQVASGRFGVTSNYLVNADEIQIKMAQGAKPGEGGQLPGSKVYPWVAEVRGVTPGVGLISPPPHHDIYSIEDLAELIHDLKNANPRARISVKLVSEVGVGTIAAGVAKGKADVVLISGYEGGTGASPQTSIRHAGLPWELGLAETHQTLVLNDLRSRITVETDGKLMTGRDVVVAALLGAEEFGFATTPLIALGCVMMRVCHLDTCPVGVATQNPELRAKFAGDPEHVVNLMKFIAEDTRELMASLGFRTIEEMVGRTDVLEPKQAIAHWKARGVDLTPLLHRPDVPDTVGRFCSVKQDHGLDRSIDVVKLLEICEPALERKENVHAVLPIRNTNRVVGTILGSEVTRRYGAEGLPHDTIRIHFDGSAGQSFGAFVPRGVTLSLEGDANDYVGKGLSGGKIVVFPPEKAAFVPEDNIIIGNVAFYGATSGEAYIRGIAGERFAVRNSGVQAVVEGVGDHGCEYMTGGRVVVLGPTGRNFAAGMSGGIAYVYDPQGALRSRVNAEMVLFEKIEEHYEVNEVKTMIRNHVKFTDSDVGRRILDRWEEAVLDFVKIIPKDYKRMFEAIERGKKAGLANDKAILAAFEENMRDVSRVGGN, from the coding sequence ATGAAGGATCACAGGCTACCCCCAAAACAGGGGCTCTACGACCCTCGCAACGAGCATGACGCGTGCGGTATCGGTTTCGTAGCGAACATCAAGGGCGCTCCCTCCCACGAGATCGTCCGGCAGGCGCTAAGCGTGCTCTGCAACCTCGACCATCGAGGCGGCCAAGGCAGCGAAACGAACACGGGGGACGGAGCCGGCATCTTGCTCCAAATCCCTCACCGTTATTTTGTGAAAGCGTGTCTCGGCCTCGGCTTCGAGCTCCCCTCTCCCGGAACGTACGGCGTCGGCATGACGTTCCTGCCGAAGGACGCCGCGACGCGCGCGGAATGCGAGCGCCTCGTCGAAGACATCGTTCGCGAAGAAGGCCAGATCGTCCTCGGCTGGCGCACCGTGCCGGTCGATAACGGAACGCTCGGCGACCGCGCGAAGGCGGCGGAGCCCGTCGTCCGGCAGCTGTTCGTCGCATGCTCCAGCTCCGGTCCCGGCGGCGGCGACGACCTCGCGTTCGAACGGAAGCTGTTCGTCATCCGCAAGCGCGCCGAACGGGCGTTGGAGACGGTCGCAGCGCAAGAACCCCGCTATTTCTCGAGCTTCTCGAGCCGCACCATCGTGTACAAGGGCATGCTGACGCCCGAACAGGTAGACGCCTATTACCTTGAACTGCAAGATCCTTCCTGCGAGAGCGCGCTGGCGCTCGTCCACTCGCGATTCAGCACGAATACGTTCCCGAGCTGGGAACGGGCCCACCCGTACCGCTACTTAATCCACAACGGCGAAATCAACACGCTTCGAGGCAATATCAACTGGATGCGCGCGCGCGAATCGCTGCTCGCGTCCGAACTGTTCGGCGACGATATCCGCAAGATTCTCCCGATCGTCGATACGGACGGCTCCGATTCGCAAATTTTCGATAACGTGCTCGAGTTTCTCATGCTCTCCGGACGGTCGCTGCCGCATGCGGCGATGATGATGATTCCGGAGCCCTGGTCGAAGCATGAATCGATGAGCCCGGAAAAGAAAGCCTTCTACGAATACCATAGCTGCTTGATGGAACCGTGGGACGGCCCCGCCGCGATCGCGTTCACCGACGGACGGATGATCGGCGCCGTGCTCGACCGCAACGGCCTCCGCCCCTCCCGCTACTACGTCACCACGGACGATCTGATCGTGCTCGCGTCGGAGGTCGGCGTCCTGCCGCTGCCGCCCGAGCGGATCGCCGCGAAGTCGCGGCTTCAGCCGGGACGCATGCTGCTCGTGGACACGACGGAAGGCCGCATCGTCTCGGACGAGGAGATCAAGGCGCGCATCGTAAACGAGAAGCCGTACCAGGCTTGGCTCGATTTGCACTTGATCAGCCTGGAGGATTTGCCGGAGACGCCTACGGAGGCGGCGCGGGAATCCGCGGCGGGGGTCGCGACGCTCGAACCGCCGGGGGCGGCGGTCGCCGAGCTGCGCCGGCGCCAGCAGGCGTTCGGCTACAGCTTCGAGACGCTGCGCAAGTTTCTGGAGCCGATGGCGACGCACGGCATCGACCCGATCGGCTCGATGGGCTACGACGCGCCGCTCGCCGTCCTGTCGGAGCGGCCGCAGCTGCTCTACCACTATTTCAAGCAGCTGTTCGCGCAGGTGACGAACCCGCCGATCGACGCGAACTTCGAGGAGATCATTACGGCGCAGGGCACGACGCTCGGACCGGAGCGCAATCTGATCGCGCCGGAGCCGGAGAGCTGCCGACACATTCGTCTGAAGACGCCGTTCCTGACGAACGTCGAGTTGGCGAAGCTGCGCTACATCCGGCGCGAAGGGTTCCGCTCGTCCACCGTGCCGATCCTGTTTCCCGCCGCGAGCGGCGCCGAGGGGCTCGAGCGCGCGATGGAGACGCTGTTCGCGGCCGTCGACCGAGAGATCGCCGCGGGCGCCAATCTCATTCTGCTGTCCGACCGCGGCGTGAGCGCGGACCTTGCGCCGATCCCCGCGCTGCTCGCCGTGGCGGGGACGCATCATCACCTCATCCGCCGAGGGACGCGCACGCGCGTCAGTCTCGTGTTGGAGTCGGGAGAGCCGCGGGAGGTGCATCATTTCGCGGTGCTGCTCGGCTTCGGCGCGGAGGCGATCAATCCGTACCTCGCGTTCGAGACGCTAGGCGGCATGATCGAGGAAGGGCAATTGAAGGGCGTCGACCGGGCGAAAGCCGAATACAACTACGTGAAAGCCGCCACCAAGGGCGTCGTGAAGGTGCTCGCCAAGATGGGCATCTCGACGATCCAAAGCTATCGGGGCGCGCAAATTTTCGAAGCGATCGGCCTGAACGCGGCATTCGTGGAAAAGTATTTCACGTGGACGACGTCCCGCATCGAAGGCATCGGCATCGAGGAAGTCGCGAAGGAGACGCTGCTGCGGCATGATCGAGCGTTCTCGAAGCGGCACGGAGGCGATGCCACCCTCGACCCCGGCGGCGACCTGCAATGGCGCAAGGACGGCGAAGAGCATCTGTACAGCCCGGAGACGATCCACGCTCTCCAATCCGCCGTGCGCACCGGCAACTACCAGACGTATAAGCAATTCGCGAAATGGATCGCGCGCGACAGCGAGAAGCAGTTCCACCTTCGCGGCCTGCTGCAATTCAGGAGCGGTCGGCAGCCGGTGCCGATCGAGGAGGTCGAGCCGGCGGAGGCGATTTTCAAGCGGTTCAAGACGGGCGCCATGTCGTACGGCTCCATCAGTCAGGAGGCGCACGAGACGCTCGCGATCGCGATGAACCGCATCGGCGGCAAGAGCAACACCGGCGAAGGCGGCGAGCATCCGAACCGGTTCTTGCCCGACGCGAACGGCGATCTTCGCCGCAGCGCGATCAAGCAGGTCGCCTCGGGCCGTTTCGGCGTCACAAGCAATTACCTGGTGAACGCCGACGAGATTCAGATCAAGATGGCGCAGGGCGCGAAGCCCGGCGAGGGCGGGCAGCTGCCGGGCAGCAAGGTGTACCCGTGGGTCGCAGAGGTGCGCGGCGTGACGCCGGGCGTCGGCCTCATCTCCCCGCCGCCGCACCATGACATCTATTCGATCGAGGATCTCGCCGAGCTCATTCACGACCTGAAGAACGCCAACCCGCGGGCGCGCATCAGCGTGAAGCTCGTCTCCGAGGTCGGCGTCGGCACGATCGCCGCCGGCGTCGCCAAGGGCAAAGCCGACGTCGTGCTGATCAGCGGCTACGAAGGCGGCACGGGCGCCTCGCCGCAGACGAGTATCCGGCACGCCGGCCTGCCGTGGGAGCTCGGTCTCGCGGAGACGCACCAGACGCTCGTGCTGAACGACCTGCGCAGCCGCATCACGGTCGAGACGGACGGCAAGCTGATGACCGGCCGCGACGTCGTCGTCGCCGCCCTGCTCGGCGCCGAAGAATTCGGCTTCGCCACGACGCCGCTCATCGCGCTCGGGTGCGTCATGATGCGCGTGTGCCATCTCGACACGTGCCCGGTCGGCGTCGCGACGCAAAATCCGGAGCTTCGCGCCAAATTCGCCGGCGACCCGGAGCACGTCGTCAACCTGATGAAGTTCATCGCGGAGGATACGCGAGAATTGATGGCCTCGCTCGGCTTCCGTACGATCGAAGAGATGGTCGGCCGTACCGACGTGCTTGAGCCGAAGCAGGCGATCGCGCACTGGAAGGCGCGCGGCGTTGACCTGACGCCTCTTCTCCACCGGCCCGACGTGCCGGACACCGTGGGGCGCTTCTGCTCCGTCAAGCAGGACCACGGGCTGGATCGCTCCATCGACGTCGTCAAGCTGCTCGAAATTTGCGAGCCTGCGCTCGAACGCAAGGAGAACGTCCACGCGGTGCTGCCGATCCGCAACACGAACCGCGTCGTCGGCACGATTCTCGGCAGCGAAGTGACGCGGCGGTACGGCGCCGAGGGGCTGCCGCACGACACGATCCGCATCCATTTCGACGGCTCCGCGGGTCAGAGCTTCGGCGCCTTCGTGCCGAGGGGCGTGACGCTGTCGCTCGAGGGCGACGCGAACGATTATGTCGGCAAGGGACTGTCCGGCGGCAAGATCGTCGTGTTTCCTCCGGAAAAGGCGGCGTTCGTTCCCGAAGATAACATCATCATCGGCAACGTAGCTTTCTATGGCGCGACGAGCGGCGAAGCGTACATCCGCGGCATCGCCGGCGAACGGTTCGCCGTGCGCAACAGCGGCGTGCAGGCCGTCGTCGAGGGCGTCGGCGATCACGGCTGCGAATATATGACCGGCGGACGCGTCGTCGTGCTCGGCCCCACGGGCCGCAACTTCGCGGCGGGTATGTCGGGCGGCATCGCTTACGTGTACGACCCGCAAGGCGCGCTCCGGAGCCGCGTCAACGCGGAGATGGTGCTGTTCGAGAAGATCGAAGAGCACTACGAAGTGAACGAAGTGAAGACGATGATCCGCAATCACGTGAAGTTCACCGACAGCGACGTCGGCCGGCGCATCCTAGATCGCTGGGAGGAAGCCGTGCTCGACTTCGTGAAGATCATCCCGAAGGACTACAAGCGGATGTTCGAGGCGATCGAACGAGGCAAGAAGGCGGGTCTCGCGAACGACAAGGCGATCCTTGCGGCGTTCGAAGAAAATATGCGCGACGTCTCCCGCGTCGGCGGCAACTAA
- a CDS encoding glutamate synthase subunit beta, with the protein MGKPTGFMEYRRETATEEAPLLRISHFREFAAPMQEEKLRDQGARCMDCGIPFCHTGKLIAGMAAGCPVNNLIPEWNDLVYRGRWREALDRLHRTNNFPEFTGRVCPAPCEGSCTVGLNDAPVAIKSIEKAIVERGFAEGWITPQPPETRTGKKVAVVGSGPSGLACAAQLNKAGHTVTVYERADRPGGLLMYGIPNMKLDKKYVQRRIDLMKAEGITFVTGCEIGKDVPASRLREEYDAIVLCGGATKARDLGIEGRELKGVHLAMEFLHKNTKSLLDSEHADGAFLSAEGKHVIVIGGGDTGTDCVGTSMRHGAKSVTQFEIMPRPPEKRAANNPWPEWPKVYKMDYGQEEAAAAFGDDPRRYLINTKKFVGDENGHVKELHTVQIEWKKDDAGRFVPVEVPGSEKVYPADLVLLAMGFLGPEPTVLEQLGVERDERSNAKAAYGAYATNVEGVFAAGDMRRGQSLVVWAINEGREAARECDRWLMGSTQLP; encoded by the coding sequence ATGGGCAAACCGACAGGATTTATGGAATACCGCCGCGAAACGGCGACGGAGGAAGCGCCGCTCCTTCGCATCTCTCACTTTCGCGAGTTCGCCGCGCCGATGCAGGAGGAGAAGCTCCGCGATCAAGGGGCGCGATGCATGGATTGCGGCATCCCGTTCTGCCACACCGGCAAGCTGATCGCCGGCATGGCCGCGGGCTGTCCGGTCAACAACCTGATCCCGGAATGGAACGATCTCGTCTACCGGGGCCGATGGCGCGAGGCGCTGGACCGGCTCCACCGGACGAACAACTTCCCGGAATTCACGGGCCGCGTCTGTCCCGCTCCGTGCGAAGGTTCATGCACGGTCGGATTGAACGATGCGCCGGTCGCCATTAAGTCGATCGAGAAGGCGATCGTCGAACGCGGCTTCGCCGAAGGCTGGATTACCCCGCAGCCGCCGGAGACGCGCACCGGCAAGAAGGTCGCCGTCGTCGGCTCCGGCCCGTCCGGCCTCGCCTGCGCCGCGCAGCTGAACAAAGCCGGTCATACGGTAACCGTATACGAGCGCGCCGATCGCCCCGGCGGCCTGCTCATGTACGGCATCCCGAACATGAAGCTGGATAAGAAATACGTCCAGCGCCGGATCGACCTGATGAAGGCGGAAGGAATTACGTTCGTAACGGGCTGCGAGATCGGCAAGGACGTGCCCGCGTCGCGGCTGCGCGAGGAGTACGACGCGATCGTCCTGTGCGGCGGCGCGACGAAGGCGCGCGATCTCGGCATCGAGGGGCGCGAACTGAAGGGCGTCCATCTCGCGATGGAGTTTTTGCACAAAAATACGAAGAGCCTGCTCGATTCGGAGCACGCCGACGGCGCCTTCCTGTCCGCCGAGGGCAAGCACGTCATCGTCATCGGCGGCGGCGACACCGGCACCGACTGCGTCGGCACGTCGATGCGCCACGGCGCGAAGAGCGTCACGCAATTCGAGATTATGCCGAGGCCGCCCGAGAAGCGCGCCGCGAACAATCCGTGGCCGGAATGGCCGAAGGTGTACAAGATGGACTACGGGCAGGAGGAAGCCGCCGCCGCGTTCGGCGACGACCCGCGCCGGTACCTGATCAACACCAAGAAGTTCGTCGGCGACGAGAACGGCCATGTGAAGGAGCTTCACACCGTGCAGATCGAGTGGAAAAAGGACGACGCCGGCCGCTTCGTTCCCGTCGAGGTACCGGGCAGCGAGAAGGTGTACCCGGCCGATCTCGTGCTGCTCGCGATGGGCTTCCTCGGCCCGGAGCCGACCGTGCTCGAGCAGCTCGGCGTCGAGCGCGACGAGCGTTCGAACGCCAAGGCGGCGTACGGCGCGTACGCGACGAACGTCGAAGGCGTGTTCGCCGCCGGCGACATGCGCCGCGGCCAGAGCCTCGTCGTCTGGGCGATCAACGAAGGCCGCGAGGCCGCGCGCGAGTGCGACCGTTGGCTGATGGGCTCTACGCAGCTGCCGTAA
- a CDS encoding sensor histidine kinase: MRRLPFYRVPTKGFNIFQKLVVAFLLAIIPILVVSALINRSGETAIYKEITNSLKSNAHFYLSSFELEMERVIRMKQQYILDSEVQRLMMFHMFYSDSEYVEAMQNIERRLQQLHDSSLFVQELKLHIPEIGMTIHNSRIDRVMPQAELDALEALYRSGKHIYPLNEDVLILGERYPTSNLGDLPATLWLEVILSRRNMEDSLREIVRYNDGEAMIVSRQGTWALGSLPRSALSLGQPLTQRLDLSVGAETGSGIGRFTLDGVSYIYASETSELLDASLIVYVPENSFLGPTRWYEQLYWILAGTSFVVVVAFSSWIFLLVHRPMVRLTAAFRRLEKGDFNISLQYGRKDEFHYLYQQFNKMSARLQQLIQDVYEQELRFNRAELKQLQAQINPHFLYNIFFLLNRIVQLEDVDNAKKLTKYLGQYFRFITRNKDDENAIGDELAHVDAYIGIQRLRFGSKLDARVEPIPAEAASARVPRLILQPIVENAFEYGLEDHLETGVLRVWSEISDGALAIHVEDNGASLPDETIRTLTAVLEEPKKSIETTGIVNVHRRLQLKFGSAYGLVVGRSALGGLHVTLRVPAEDRGQPGQPGQQESTGGERDVPTIDRGQ, from the coding sequence ATGAGAAGACTGCCGTTCTACCGCGTGCCGACGAAGGGGTTTAACATTTTCCAAAAGCTCGTCGTTGCGTTCCTGCTCGCCATCATCCCGATCCTCGTCGTCAGCGCCTTGATCAACCGTTCCGGCGAAACGGCGATCTACAAGGAAATTACGAATTCGCTGAAGTCCAACGCCCACTTCTACCTGAGCTCGTTCGAGCTCGAGATGGAGCGGGTCATCCGGATGAAGCAGCAATATATCCTCGACAGCGAAGTGCAGCGGCTCATGATGTTCCACATGTTCTACTCCGACAGCGAGTACGTGGAGGCGATGCAGAACATCGAGCGGCGGTTGCAGCAGCTGCACGATTCCAGCTTGTTCGTCCAAGAGCTTAAGCTGCACATCCCCGAAATCGGCATGACGATCCACAACAGCCGCATCGATCGCGTCATGCCGCAGGCGGAGCTCGACGCGTTGGAAGCGCTCTACCGCTCTGGCAAGCACATCTATCCGCTGAACGAGGACGTCCTCATTCTCGGCGAACGGTACCCGACGTCGAATCTCGGCGATTTGCCCGCCACGTTGTGGCTCGAGGTGATCTTGTCGCGCCGGAACATGGAGGATTCGCTCCGAGAGATCGTCCGTTACAACGACGGGGAAGCGATGATCGTCTCCCGTCAAGGGACGTGGGCGCTCGGCTCGCTGCCGCGCAGCGCGTTGTCGCTCGGCCAGCCGCTGACGCAGCGGCTCGACCTGAGCGTCGGCGCCGAGACCGGCTCGGGCATCGGCCGCTTCACGTTGGACGGCGTCTCCTACATCTATGCGAGCGAGACGTCGGAGCTGCTGGACGCCTCTCTCATCGTGTACGTGCCGGAAAACAGCTTCCTCGGCCCGACCCGGTGGTACGAGCAGCTGTATTGGATATTAGCCGGGACGTCGTTCGTGGTGGTCGTCGCCTTTTCCTCTTGGATCTTCCTCCTGGTGCACCGGCCGATGGTTCGGCTGACCGCGGCGTTCCGCCGGCTCGAGAAGGGCGACTTCAATATCTCGCTGCAATACGGCCGCAAGGATGAATTCCATTACTTGTACCAGCAGTTCAACAAGATGTCGGCGCGGCTGCAGCAGCTGATCCAGGACGTCTACGAGCAGGAGCTGCGGTTCAACCGAGCGGAGCTGAAGCAGCTGCAGGCGCAGATCAATCCGCATTTCCTGTATAACATCTTCTTCCTGCTCAACCGGATCGTGCAGCTCGAGGACGTCGACAACGCGAAGAAGCTGACGAAATACTTGGGCCAATACTTCCGGTTCATTACAAGAAACAAGGACGACGAAAATGCGATCGGAGACGAGCTCGCCCACGTCGACGCGTACATCGGCATCCAGCGGCTGCGCTTCGGCAGCAAGCTGGACGCGCGGGTCGAGCCGATCCCGGCGGAAGCCGCGTCGGCGCGGGTGCCGAGGCTCATTCTGCAGCCGATCGTGGAGAACGCGTTCGAGTACGGGCTCGAAGATCATCTCGAAACCGGCGTGCTTCGCGTCTGGTCCGAGATCTCGGACGGCGCGCTCGCGATTCATGTCGAGGACAACGGCGCGAGCCTCCCGGACGAGACGATCCGGACGCTGACGGCGGTGCTGGAGGAGCCGAAGAAGAGCATCGAGACGACCGGAATCGTGAACGTGCATCGCCGGCTGCAGCTGAAGTTCGGCTCGGCGTACGGGCTCGTCGTCGGGCGCAGCGCCTTGGGAGGGCTGCACGTCACGCTTCGAGTGCCGGCGGAGGATCGAGGCCAGCCAGGGCAGCCAGGTCAGCAGGAATCGACGGGAGGGGAACGAGATGTACCGACTATTGATCGTGGACAATGA
- a CDS encoding helix-turn-helix domain-containing protein has protein sequence MDVVGARTIALGYSRHAKPFYSQGIQKQPHLLLRLQVTGTCSAVLCGTKHSIEPGDLIVSKPGDSYRLEIDAGPDENGEKRIDSADFYLVCDGPWIDAWLARTDFPSKSRIEASEEILSLWRRLVYEKRNLRDDNEELTEALLKALCLTLERAVRNRRIGASGDAAYVPYQIKRYLERHATEPLTLASIAKRHGVSVSTASHLFKRTFGQSIMKYALEVRLAAASERILLSDLPLEAIAEASGFRSYPYFCRAFRARFHVPPSAYRALSLARTGSDRL, from the coding sequence ATGGACGTCGTCGGCGCGCGTACGATCGCGCTCGGCTACTCGCGGCATGCGAAGCCGTTCTACAGCCAGGGAATCCAAAAACAACCCCATCTGCTGCTTCGGCTGCAGGTGACGGGGACGTGTTCGGCCGTATTATGCGGCACGAAGCATTCGATCGAGCCCGGGGACCTGATCGTCTCGAAGCCGGGCGACTCGTATCGGCTCGAGATCGACGCGGGTCCGGACGAGAACGGGGAGAAGCGCATCGACAGCGCGGATTTCTACTTGGTCTGCGACGGACCTTGGATCGACGCATGGCTGGCGCGAACCGACTTCCCCTCCAAGTCGCGCATCGAAGCGAGCGAAGAAATCTTGTCGCTCTGGCGGCGGCTCGTCTACGAGAAGCGCAATTTGCGCGACGATAACGAGGAGCTGACGGAAGCGCTGCTGAAGGCGTTGTGCCTTACGCTGGAGCGCGCCGTCCGGAACCGGCGGATCGGCGCTTCGGGCGATGCCGCTTACGTACCTTACCAGATCAAGCGGTACCTCGAACGGCATGCCACGGAGCCGCTGACGCTCGCTTCGATCGCGAAGCGCCACGGCGTGAGCGTCTCGACCGCGTCTCATTTGTTCAAGCGTACCTTCGGACAGTCGATTATGAAGTACGCGCTGGAGGTACGGCTCGCCGCCGCCTCCGAACGCATTCTGTTGAGCGATCTCCCGCTCGAGGCGATCGCGGAAGCGTCGGGCTTCCGCAGCTACCCGTATTTCTGCCGGGCGTTCCGCGCCCGTTTCCACGTTCCGCCGAGCGCGTACCGGGCGTTGTCGCTCGCGCGAACGGGATCCGACCGGCTCTAA
- a CDS encoding Gfo/Idh/MocA family protein, with the protein MSGKLRLGVVGAGGIFKAVHQKAWMEHPEVEVVAVCDINLERARQVAASMGVEAAYADYRELLKRDDIDMIDICTPNLFHSEIAIAALQAGKHVFCEKPDAVNPEEAQKMADAAAASGKLLMVMRNNRFNPSSQFLKRFIDEGLMGEIYTGRCGWVRRRGIPGKGGWFTTKELSGGGPLIDLGVHFIDVAMWLMNNPKPVAVTGATYTKFANDDISDSVHSSFGEKKDDGTFDVEDLAIGFIRFENGASLQIEFSWASNVGEEMNFVELRGTKSGASLKNGRLQIFSEAAGQLTDTVPVIKGAEHVQPHAEHIKHFVDCLMGRAEPIIRPEHGVDMIKILSAIYESAETGREVRL; encoded by the coding sequence ATGAGCGGCAAGTTGCGGTTGGGCGTCGTAGGCGCGGGAGGCATCTTTAAAGCGGTACATCAGAAAGCATGGATGGAGCATCCGGAAGTCGAAGTCGTCGCGGTATGCGACATCAATCTGGAGCGGGCGCGGCAGGTCGCGGCAAGCATGGGCGTCGAAGCGGCTTACGCGGATTATCGGGAGCTGCTGAAGCGGGACGATATCGATATGATCGATATTTGCACGCCGAATTTGTTCCACTCCGAAATCGCGATCGCCGCGCTGCAGGCCGGGAAGCATGTGTTCTGCGAAAAGCCGGACGCCGTCAACCCCGAAGAAGCGCAGAAGATGGCCGACGCGGCCGCGGCGAGCGGCAAGCTGCTCATGGTCATGCGGAACAATCGGTTCAATCCGTCGTCGCAGTTCTTGAAGCGGTTCATCGACGAGGGGCTGATGGGCGAAATCTACACGGGACGCTGCGGCTGGGTGCGACGCAGGGGCATTCCGGGCAAGGGCGGCTGGTTTACGACGAAGGAGCTGTCGGGCGGCGGTCCGCTGATCGACCTCGGCGTGCACTTCATCGACGTCGCGATGTGGCTGATGAACAACCCGAAGCCGGTGGCGGTTACCGGGGCGACGTATACGAAGTTCGCGAACGACGACATTTCCGATTCCGTGCACAGCTCGTTCGGCGAGAAGAAGGACGACGGCACGTTCGACGTCGAGGATCTCGCGATCGGCTTCATCCGATTCGAGAACGGCGCGTCGCTGCAGATCGAATTCAGCTGGGCGTCGAACGTCGGGGAAGAGATGAACTTCGTCGAGCTGCGCGGCACGAAGTCGGGCGCGAGCCTGAAGAACGGCAGGCTGCAGATTTTCTCGGAAGCGGCCGGCCAGCTGACGGACACGGTGCCGGTCATCAAGGGCGCCGAGCACGTGCAGCCGCATGCGGAGCATATCAAGCATTTCGTCGATTGCTTGATGGGGCGCGCGGAGCCGATCATTCGTCCGGAGCACGGGGTCGACATGATCAAGATTTTGTCCGCGATTTACGAGTCGGCCGAGACGGGACGCGAAGTACGGTTATAG